A DNA window from Malus domestica chromosome 12, GDT2T_hap1 contains the following coding sequences:
- the LOC103408916 gene encoding uncharacterized protein, whose product MTFILKGEVSYVTAFTNNPRRHKTSATKIPGGAKNKAFSYQRSTSIDCSVITLNQVLFFLSFYWLCCFSFYIPEKRRHCLHGFLSDIFDVPRYQKSRKYLQPNRWLQSWWRREIQALVQEEDVDIVMHHIHGVINSSLTRDEQKGRTTAPEEKQREFQESTCDAAGPFLAARTNRFVNEVELFLVSGLKIEAYDAVCMQRLGWSAPGVTTEPAEVELAEHRPVIPYLYIFFYSDRSE is encoded by the exons ATGACATTTATACTGAAAGGAGAAGTCTCCTACGTAACAGCTTTTACCAACAATCCTCGTCGTCACAAAACCTCTGCCACTAAAattcctggaggggcgaaaaacaagg CTTTTTCTTATCAAAGGAGCACAAGCATAGATTGCAGTGTTATTACACTGAACCAGGTTTTGTTCTTCTTGTCATTTTATTGGTTGTGTTGTTTCTCATTTTATATCCCTGAGAAACGCCGTCACTGTTTACATGGTTTCTTAAGTGACATATTTGATGTACCACGGTATCAGAAGTCCCGCAAGTATCTTCAGCCAAACCGCTGGCTCCAAAGTTGGTGGAGAAGGGAAATCCAAGCTCTGGTGCAG GAGGAAGATGTTGACATCGTCATGCACCACATACATGGCGTGATTAATTCATCCCTGACGAG GGATGAACAAAAAGGTCGAACGACGGCAcctgaagaaaaacaaagagaatttcaAGAATCAACCTGTGATGCAGCAGGGCCTTTCCTGGCAGCAAGAACCAATCGGTTTGTAAACGAGGTGGAACTATTTCTTGTTTCGGGTTTGAAAATTGAAGCATACGATGCTGTGTGCATGCAACGCTTAGGTTGGAGTGCTCCGGGAGTAACTACAGAGCCAGCAGAGGTGGAACTCGCCGAGCACAGACCTGTGATCCCTTATTtgtacatatttttttattccgACCGCAGCGAATGA